One window from the genome of Erwinia sorbitola encodes:
- a CDS encoding amino acid ABC transporter permease: MNWHPDWAGVVTGQPLQWIISGFLTTLYVSVIASLFATLLVVLLLVLRLSPSRVAQGAVAAFVSLFRNTPLLVQLLFWYFAAWGALPQTWRFYIGDIHPWATFPGDISWLTPEFLCVVWGLGLFTAAFLVEEVQAGLNSVPKGQREAAVSQGFSRWTLLRSILLPQALTNAWQPIAGQYLNLMKLSSLATGIGFSELTYQVSRIESYNAHAFEGFAVGTALYLLLGVVLGGLLTAFGPKRPRRHQPRQADSPLTERSEDGI; the protein is encoded by the coding sequence GTGAACTGGCATCCCGACTGGGCAGGAGTAGTGACCGGGCAACCCCTGCAATGGATTATCTCCGGATTTCTCACCACGCTATACGTCAGTGTGATTGCCAGCCTGTTCGCTACGCTGCTGGTTGTGCTGCTGCTGGTGCTGCGTCTCAGTCCGTCACGTGTGGCTCAGGGGGCAGTTGCGGCCTTTGTCTCCCTGTTTCGCAATACGCCACTGCTGGTGCAGCTGCTGTTCTGGTACTTCGCCGCATGGGGTGCGCTGCCGCAGACGTGGCGTTTTTATATCGGGGATATTCATCCCTGGGCTACCTTTCCCGGCGATATATCCTGGCTGACGCCCGAGTTCCTCTGTGTAGTCTGGGGGCTGGGATTATTTACTGCGGCATTTTTAGTGGAAGAGGTTCAGGCGGGGCTGAATTCGGTACCGAAAGGCCAGCGCGAAGCGGCAGTTTCACAGGGGTTCAGCCGCTGGACGCTGCTGCGGTCAATTCTGCTGCCACAGGCGCTGACCAATGCCTGGCAGCCTATCGCCGGACAGTATCTTAACCTGATGAAGCTCTCCTCGCTGGCAACCGGCATCGGCTTTTCCGAGCTGACCTATCAGGTCAGCCGGATTGAGAGTTATAACGCCCACGCTTTTGAGGGCTTCGCCGTGGGCACCGCGCTGTATCTGCTGCTGGGCGTGGTTTTGGGCGGGCTTCTGACGGCGTTCGGCCCAAAACGACCGCGTCGCCATCAGCCCAGACAGGCAGACTCCCCCCTGACGGAGCGTTCAGAAGATGGAATTTGA
- a CDS encoding amino acid ABC transporter permease, which translates to MEFDYSVLHDNFTYMLWGRVADGEPGGVLLTLIMAVSAGFLALVFGVVMAALAWRYGGWTRKVLFIWASFIRGIPLIFVIFWLYFLLPVVFGGSIPGPLTVIIALAWFTSAAVMHSTLAGLESLPGGQTEAGIASGFSKTQILVFILLPQAWPNLLPSYLGLLISLLKDTSLAFIVNVPELTTVAGQVNNRVQIYPAEIFLFVGVIYYLLCSALAYLAGKGLKQRQAS; encoded by the coding sequence ATGGAATTTGATTATTCAGTACTGCACGATAATTTTACCTACATGCTGTGGGGAAGAGTGGCAGACGGCGAGCCGGGCGGGGTGTTACTGACGCTGATTATGGCGGTGTCAGCCGGTTTTCTCGCGCTGGTTTTTGGTGTGGTGATGGCCGCTCTGGCCTGGCGCTACGGCGGCTGGACACGCAAAGTACTGTTTATCTGGGCATCCTTTATTCGTGGGATCCCGCTGATTTTTGTGATTTTCTGGCTCTATTTCCTGCTGCCGGTGGTATTTGGCGGATCTATCCCCGGGCCGCTGACGGTGATTATTGCGCTGGCGTGGTTTACCTCTGCGGCCGTCATGCACTCAACGCTGGCGGGGCTGGAGTCTCTGCCTGGCGGACAGACCGAAGCGGGGATTGCGTCGGGCTTCAGTAAAACGCAGATCCTGGTGTTTATTCTGCTGCCGCAGGCGTGGCCCAACTTACTGCCGTCGTATCTGGGGTTACTTATTTCCCTGCTTAAAGACACGTCTCTGGCGTTTATTGTTAACGTCCCGGAGTTAACCACGGTCGCCGGACAGGTCAATAACCGGGTACAAATTTACCCCGCCGAGATCTTCCTGTTTGTTGGCGTTATCTATTATCTGTTATGCAGCGCGCTGGCGTATCTGGCAGGAAAAGGATTAAAGCAGCGCCAGGCGAGCTGA
- a CDS encoding YoaK family protein, producing the protein MLITIDEARTFNTDSRLACTLAAVAGALNTAAFKSVGFFAANMTGNVSVLSERMATLDLQTGLFFLGIVMLFIAGSTFSTLIISAGRRREISSIYAVNIFIEGLALIALGIIESLFILSHPVALLILTLSFLMGLQNAVVTRISNARVRTTHVSGTATDIGIELALLIDVLRRKESPKVAHLYLERLQLHAYTVLAFLAGGVAGIWLFHWLNYGFLILVGVGLLMLAMNTMFNHRKPV; encoded by the coding sequence ATGTTAATCACTATTGATGAAGCAAGGACGTTCAACACGGATAGCCGCCTGGCTTGTACTCTGGCAGCGGTGGCTGGGGCTCTGAATACTGCCGCATTTAAAAGCGTGGGTTTTTTCGCGGCAAATATGACGGGCAACGTCTCGGTACTTTCAGAGCGTATGGCAACGCTCGATCTGCAAACGGGTTTATTCTTTCTTGGTATTGTGATGCTGTTTATTGCCGGTTCCACCTTTTCCACCCTGATTATTAGTGCAGGAAGAAGAAGGGAAATCAGCAGCATTTATGCCGTGAATATCTTTATTGAGGGGCTGGCGCTGATTGCTCTGGGCATAATTGAAAGCCTCTTTATTCTCTCGCACCCGGTAGCGTTGCTGATCCTCACTCTGAGTTTTCTGATGGGGCTACAGAATGCAGTGGTCACCCGTATTTCTAATGCGCGGGTCAGAACCACACATGTCTCCGGTACCGCGACGGATATTGGCATTGAGCTTGCGCTGTTGATTGATGTGCTGCGCCGTAAAGAATCGCCAAAAGTGGCACACCTCTATCTTGAACGGTTGCAGCTGCACGCTTATACCGTGCTGGCATTTCTCGCCGGAGGCGTGGCCGGTATCTGGCTGTTCCACTGGCTGAATTATGGTTTTCTTATTCTGGTGGGCGTCGGTCTGCTGATGCTGGCGATGAACACCATGTTTAATCACAGAAAGCCTGTCTGA
- the lafU gene encoding putative lateral flagellar export/assembly protein LafU, whose translation MKKGAHTTIIKRGGKKANHGVHTGAWKVAFADFTLAMMALFMVLWIVSSVSKDERREIVAQLNGVSLFGGGAFSPLNDPSSGSNSLPIAPPVPAIVDTKEATETEESQQTESLKDVLSRSDRELNELSEAITKIIAELNAQGNLSLEKVPQGLRILLQDDNDRLMFPRGSARMTHFFTRLLSELAPVFNRIDNQVVINGHTDSANYRNNAGYNNWNLSGDRALAARSVLEKGGLEARRVIQVNAMADRMLLDPDNPLAARNRRIEIMVLTQAASDSLYQFYGRDGVKVVKPIIDRLQ comes from the coding sequence ATGAAGAAGGGTGCTCATACCACCATCATCAAACGAGGTGGTAAAAAAGCTAACCATGGCGTGCATACCGGCGCCTGGAAGGTGGCCTTTGCTGACTTTACGCTGGCAATGATGGCGCTGTTTATGGTGCTGTGGATTGTCAGCTCAGTATCGAAAGATGAGCGGCGGGAAATCGTTGCCCAGTTGAACGGAGTCTCACTGTTTGGCGGAGGGGCATTTAGCCCGCTTAACGATCCCTCCTCGGGCAGCAATTCTCTGCCGATTGCCCCCCCGGTCCCCGCGATCGTCGATACGAAAGAGGCGACTGAGACGGAGGAATCTCAGCAGACTGAGTCACTGAAGGATGTGCTGTCGCGTTCTGATCGGGAGCTGAATGAACTGAGCGAGGCGATTACAAAAATTATTGCCGAACTTAACGCGCAGGGAAATCTGTCGCTGGAAAAGGTGCCACAAGGGCTGCGTATTCTGCTCCAGGATGATAATGACCGGCTGATGTTTCCACGCGGTAGTGCGCGGATGACACATTTCTTTACCCGGCTGCTGAGTGAACTGGCCCCGGTATTTAACCGTATTGATAACCAGGTGGTGATCAACGGCCATACTGACTCAGCCAACTATCGCAACAATGCAGGCTATAACAACTGGAACCTTTCCGGCGATCGCGCGCTGGCCGCCAGAAGCGTGCTGGAGAAAGGCGGGCTGGAAGCCAGGCGGGTGATTCAGGTGAATGCCATGGCCGATCGCATGCTGCTGGATCCAGACAATCCTCTTGCTGCCCGCAATCGCCGCATTGAGATTATGGTTCTCACCCAGGCAGCATCGGACTCGCTCTATCAATTTTACGGCCGGGATGGCGTTAAGGTGGTGAAGCCGATTATTGACCGCCTGCAATAG
- the motA gene encoding flagellar motor stator protein MotA — translation MQKLIGLIMVLGCVVGGYLMSGGNLASFWQPGELIIILGAGAGAMVIANPKHVLKSMWSQTKAAVSKDEQNAEFQRQLLMLMYELLELVQDGGLKALDEHIDVPDNSVLFKKYPLILKDKGFITFISDNFRLMAMGKINEHEMEGLLEAEIEAVEDELLVPSRSLQRTAEAMPGFGICAAVLGIIITMQSIDGSIALIGLKVAAALVGTFLGVFFCYCLMDPLANAMEQCMRKRMTIFFCIRTVLVNHIAGKPTLLAVDAGRKMLSLESKPTFATLDSWVNAMGENPE, via the coding sequence ATGCAGAAACTTATTGGATTAATCATGGTGCTGGGCTGTGTGGTTGGCGGATATTTAATGTCCGGCGGTAACCTTGCTTCTTTCTGGCAGCCGGGCGAGCTGATCATTATTCTCGGAGCCGGTGCGGGGGCAATGGTTATTGCCAATCCAAAACATGTATTAAAATCGATGTGGTCACAGACAAAAGCCGCCGTCAGTAAAGACGAACAAAACGCTGAATTTCAACGTCAGTTATTAATGCTGATGTATGAACTGCTGGAACTGGTACAGGACGGTGGTTTAAAGGCGCTGGACGAGCATATTGATGTTCCTGATAACAGTGTGTTGTTTAAAAAATACCCGTTAATACTTAAAGATAAAGGTTTTATCACCTTTATTTCCGATAACTTCCGCCTGATGGCGATGGGTAAAATTAACGAGCACGAAATGGAAGGGCTGCTTGAGGCAGAAATAGAAGCGGTGGAAGACGAGCTGCTGGTGCCTTCGCGCTCGCTGCAACGTACGGCAGAAGCCATGCCAGGGTTTGGCATCTGTGCGGCGGTACTGGGGATTATTATCACCATGCAGTCTATCGATGGATCCATTGCGTTGATTGGCCTGAAAGTAGCGGCTGCACTGGTCGGCACATTCCTCGGGGTATTCTTCTGCTACTGCCTGATGGATCCGTTAGCTAACGCCATGGAGCAGTGCATGCGTAAACGTATGACTATTTTCTTCTGCATCCGTACCGTGCTGGTTAACCATATTGCCGGAAAACCCACTCTGCTGGCCGTCGATGCAGGCCGTAAGATGTTATCGCTGGAATCCAAACCGACGTTTGCCACGCTGGACAGCTGGGTGAACGCCATGGGTGAGAATCCAGAATGA
- a CDS encoding FliA/WhiG family RNA polymerase sigma factor, which translates to MSIFTDITALSPVEESRFMMQWLPLVKKVVRQLSPQANGMMDCDDIEQIALMGLLESLRRYGKPDEQFAGYAMQRVRGAVLDQFRLHDWRPRTLRQKTHKINDALREMARSLGREPTDEEARQQLGLSSEEWQEYLLLDSAGAMESLDEILSVEGRDHRGAFVGRELEEEVDTQRTLALALNSLNERERIIINLYYQQGISLKEIALVLDITEARVCQLNKKISEKIKAFF; encoded by the coding sequence ATGAGTATCTTTACGGATATTACGGCGCTGTCACCCGTCGAAGAGAGCCGCTTTATGATGCAGTGGCTTCCCCTGGTGAAAAAAGTAGTTCGCCAGCTCTCTCCTCAGGCGAACGGCATGATGGACTGCGATGACATCGAACAGATAGCGCTGATGGGGCTGCTGGAATCGCTGCGCCGCTATGGCAAGCCCGATGAACAGTTTGCGGGCTATGCCATGCAGCGCGTGCGCGGTGCGGTGCTGGATCAGTTCCGGCTGCACGACTGGCGTCCACGTACGTTGCGGCAGAAAACGCACAAAATTAATGATGCCCTGCGTGAGATGGCGCGCAGCCTTGGCCGTGAGCCAACGGATGAAGAGGCCCGTCAGCAGCTGGGGTTAAGCAGTGAGGAGTGGCAGGAATATCTGCTGCTGGATTCAGCCGGAGCCATGGAGAGTCTGGACGAGATCCTCTCCGTTGAAGGGCGGGATCACCGCGGCGCTTTTGTCGGGCGCGAGCTGGAAGAGGAAGTCGATACTCAGCGTACGCTGGCGCTGGCGCTCAACAGCCTGAATGAACGAGAGCGTATTATTATTAATCTTTATTACCAGCAGGGAATCAGCCTGAAAGAGATCGCTTTAGTCCTGGATATAACTGAGGCTCGGGTATGTCAACTGAATAAAAAGATTAGCGAAAAAATTAAGGCCTTTTTTTAA